GGCGAGCCCTGGGTCTTCAGGTAGGAGACGATCTCTTCCACCTCGACATCCGAGACGAACGGACCATGCACGCGCTGGATACGTCCGCCGCCCGCCATGTAGAGCATGTCGCCCATGCCAAGCAGCTGTTCGGCGCCCTGTTCACCAAGGATGGTGCGGCTGTCGATCTTCGAGGTGACCTGGAAGGAGATGCGGGTCGGGAAGTTCGCCTTGATCGTGCCGGTAATGACGTCGACCGATGGGCGCTGTGTCGCCATGATCACATGGATGCCGGCCGCGCGCGCCATTTGCGCCAACCGTTGCACGGCGCCTTCGATATCCTTGCCAGCGACCATCATCAGGTCGGCCATTTCGTCGATGATGACGACGATATAGGGCATTGGCCTGAGGTCGAATTCTTCGGTCTCGTACATTGCCTCGCCGGTGTGACGGTCGAAGCCGGTCTGCACCGTGCGCGAGATCGCCTCGCCCTTCGACAAGGCCTGCTCGACGCGGGTGTTGAAGCCGTCGATGTTGCGAACACCGATCTTCGACATCTTCTTGTAGCGCTCTTCCATCTCGCGCACGGTCCATTTGAGCGCGACGACGGCCTTCTTGGGATCGGTGACGACGGGCGAAAGCAGATGCGGGATTCCGTCATAGACCGAAAGTTCGAGCATCTTCGGGTCGATCATGATCAGCCGGCATTGTTCCGGCGTCATGCGGTAAAGCAGCGACAGGATCATCGTGTTGATGGCGACCGACTTGCCGGAGCCGGTGGTGCCGGCGACGAGCAGATGCGGCATCTTGGCGAGGTCGGCGATGACGGCTTCGCCGCCGATCGTCTTGCCGAGCGCCATGGCGAGCTTCGCCTTGCTGCCTTCGAAATCCCTGGAGGCGATAAGTTCACGCAGATAGACGGTCTCGCGCGTCTGGTTCGGCAATTCGATGCCGATCGCGTTGCGGCCGGGCACGACGGCGACGCGGGCGGCAATGGCGCTCATCGAGCGGGCGATATCGTCGGCAAGGCCGATGACGCGCGACGACTTGATGCCGGGCGCCGGCTCCAGTTCATAGAGCGTGACGACCGGGCCGGGGCGGACATGGATGATCTCGCCCTTGACGCCGAAATCCTCAAGCACGCCTTCGAGCATGCGGGCGTTCTGCTCCAGCGCATCGGCCGATAGCGTCGAGTCGCGCACGACATTCTTCGGTTCGGCAAGCAGATGCATCGAGGGCAGTTGGAAACCCTCCGGACGGATGAACGAGCCCTGCGCCTCCCGCTCGATGCGGGCGCTGGGCTTCGGACGCGAGACCAAAGGCACGACGCGCGGTTCCGGCTTGCCGGCGGCCTTTGCCGGTGCGCGGATCATCCAGTCGTCGTCGTCATCATCGGGCAGAATATCGGCCGGGCGCGGCGGCATGTCGGCATCGAAGGGCAGATCGTCGTCATCATCGTCGTCATCGACGGAAAGCGACGGTGCAGAGACGATACGCCGCGGCGATGCTGCGCGTGCCTCCATCGACGGCTCCATGCGCTCGCCGCGGACGGTGGGCGCCTTAGCGCGGACGGGTTCGTTCAGCGTGCCGAACTCGTCATCGTTGAAATCATAGGGTGATTCGAAATCGCCCTGGCGGCGCTTGCGCGGCCCCATGCCGAAGAGCCGGCGCAGCCGCCCTTGGCTCATGTACCAAGCATGGGTCATCGCACCGCTAAGAGCGACCCAGCGCGACTCGTCGTCCTCGTCCTCGTCTCCGACGACGCGGACCTTGCTTGTTGTCCCGACGCAATCTT
This Rhizobium sp. NZLR1 DNA region includes the following protein-coding sequences:
- a CDS encoding DNA translocase FtsK, with amino-acid sequence MARSTSPAMDGRPDRFSLSAFMLRQIQALIGFAIFLLLALCVAALATWNVADPSYSYATANLPTNILGYSGAAFADIVMQFLGLASVISMLPIVAWALTLISGRRFSRIPARAGAWLAGTVLSCAVIGCFPPPLTWPIPNGIGGVIGDMILRFPALFVGAYPTGTFAMVVGCIFAAPTAWMMLFASGLVGRSDSEEEIEEDCVGTTSKVRVVGDEDEDDESRWVALSGAMTHAWYMSQGRLRRLFGMGPRKRRQGDFESPYDFNDDEFGTLNEPVRAKAPTVRGERMEPSMEARAASPRRIVSAPSLSVDDDDDDDDLPFDADMPPRPADILPDDDDDDWMIRAPAKAAGKPEPRVVPLVSRPKPSARIEREAQGSFIRPEGFQLPSMHLLAEPKNVVRDSTLSADALEQNARMLEGVLEDFGVKGEIIHVRPGPVVTLYELEPAPGIKSSRVIGLADDIARSMSAIAARVAVVPGRNAIGIELPNQTRETVYLRELIASRDFEGSKAKLAMALGKTIGGEAVIADLAKMPHLLVAGTTGSGKSVAINTMILSLLYRMTPEQCRLIMIDPKMLELSVYDGIPHLLSPVVTDPKKAVVALKWTVREMEERYKKMSKIGVRNIDGFNTRVEQALSKGEAISRTVQTGFDRHTGEAMYETEEFDLRPMPYIVVIIDEMADLMMVAGKDIEGAVQRLAQMARAAGIHVIMATQRPSVDVITGTIKANFPTRISFQVTSKIDSRTILGEQGAEQLLGMGDMLYMAGGGRIQRVHGPFVSDVEVEEIVSYLKTQGSPQYLDAITADDDEDGDYGGGGPAGTSNLSESEDPYDQAVAIVLRDGKASTSYVQRRLGIGYNRAASLIERMEKEGIIGPANHAGKREILVPTEGDILDR